ATGAACTTAATATAAAAATTGAGATGACTAATAATCTCCCTACACTTGAAATAGCTTTGATAGAAATAGGAGACTATTTACTGGATTCAGAAGAACTGCCAGAGGCTTTTGATGATGATACTGATTCGGATTACTGGTTTTAATGATTGAAGATGATTTATCCTTGTTACTATAAAGTATACCTAGCTTTTTTTGTTTTTCTCTATTAAAAATATGTTATCATGAACTTAATAAACTTTAGTAAGGATTGAGGGCTATGGAAATCATTGAAAAAGCGCCAGCTAAAATCAATCTAGGCCTAGATATTCTAGGGAAACGTCCTGATGGTTATCATGACTTGGAGATGATTATGGCGAGTGTTGATTTAGCAGATAAACTGATTATCAATGAATTACCGCAAGATAAAATTATCGTCAGAACCAATGCAACGTTTTTACCAGTCGATGAGAAAAATAATGTCTATCAAGCGGTAGCGTTAGTCAAAGAACAGTTTGGTATCAAGCAAGGACTGTCTGTTGAAATTAAAAAGACGATTCCTGTAGCTGCTGGTCTAGGTGGAGGTAGTAGTGATGCTGCGGCAGTATTACGTGGTGTCAATAAACTATGGCGTTTAGGTTTAAGTAAACAAGAACTAAGTGATATTGGTTTTAATGTAGGGACAGATGTTCCTTATTGCGTGCATGGGACCACGGCTTTTGTAGCTGGACGTGGTGAAATTGTAGAGCCTTTACCTCCAATGCCACAATGTTGGGTGGTAATTGTTAAGCCCCAGTTCAGTGTGTCTACTCGCAAAATTTTTGCTGACTTTGATATGACGGGTATTGAACATCCAGATATTCCAGGGTTAAAAGCAAGTATTCTTGAGCAAGATTACGATAAGATGATTAGCTTGATGGGGAATTCAATGGAACGTGCGACCATGCAACGTCGACCGGTTGTTCGTGAAATAAAAGAAAAAATGATGAAGTACGGTGCAGATGCAGCGTTGATGAGTGGCAGTGGACCAACCGTTTTCGGCCTTTGCCAAAATTATTCCCGAGCTAAACGTGTTTATAATGCCTTTCGTGGTTTTTGTAAAGAAGTTCATTTAGTTAGAACCATTAATCAATAAAAAAACTTGATTTTTGAACGGAAAACGTTATAATTTAACTATTAATAGACATGTGACTGGATAATACTAGGCATGGAACTAAGGGGACTTGATTTGATAGGCAAGCTCTTATTTCCGTGGCTAGTTTTTTATTTAAGGAGAAATTAAATGAAAGTCGTAAAGGTATTTAATCAAAATGCAGTGTTAGTAAATGATGAGGGACAAGATAAAATTGTAACGGGAAAGGGCATAGGTTTTGCTCGTAAACGTCATGATTTGATTAAACCTGATGAAGTAGAACGTATTTATGTGAACGATGAGAGCAAAAGTAAAATGATGCAATTACTGGAACACATCCAGCCAGAATATTTTATTGTGTCAGAAGAAATTATTTCAGAAGCAGAAAAAACGTTGAATTTGAATATGAATGAACATGTTCATCTTGTGTTAGCTGATCACATTGCGTTTGCAGTTGAGCGAATGAAATCAGGCATTGTGATGCAAAATAAATTATTGAATGAAATTCAAATCATGTATCCCGATGAATTTAGAATGGCCGAATGGGCAGTGAGACATCTAAAAAAACGATTTGACCTCGAATTTCCACTTGATGAAGCCGCTTATATTGCACTCCATTTTCACAGTGCTATTAATGGTAAAAGTAACACAAGCAAAAGTTTACGTGAAGTCACAATTGTTTCTGAAATGATTGAACTAATTGGCGAACGTTTGGCGATTGATTTTTCTCAAATGGCTAACAGTTTGGATTACTCGCGCTTGGTTTTACATTTGCGCTATGCGATTGAACGAGTCTATCAAGGGAAGTTACATAGTATGGATCAGGACGTACTCGCGATTATTAAAACAAAGTATTTAGAGAGCTATCAAATTGCGTGTGAAGTGACAGAAACGATTATGAATTATTATAATATCATTATTCCAAATGAAGAAATTGGTTATTTAACGTTACATGTGGAACGTTTAAAAAATCAGGTGCCAACATCTGATCATAAAAATTAATA
This is a stretch of genomic DNA from Vagococcus zengguangii. It encodes these proteins:
- the ispE gene encoding 4-(cytidine 5'-diphospho)-2-C-methyl-D-erythritol kinase is translated as MEIIEKAPAKINLGLDILGKRPDGYHDLEMIMASVDLADKLIINELPQDKIIVRTNATFLPVDEKNNVYQAVALVKEQFGIKQGLSVEIKKTIPVAAGLGGGSSDAAAVLRGVNKLWRLGLSKQELSDIGFNVGTDVPYCVHGTTAFVAGRGEIVEPLPPMPQCWVVIVKPQFSVSTRKIFADFDMTGIEHPDIPGLKASILEQDYDKMISLMGNSMERATMQRRPVVREIKEKMMKYGADAALMSGSGPTVFGLCQNYSRAKRVYNAFRGFCKEVHLVRTINQ
- a CDS encoding PRD domain-containing protein, coding for MKVVKVFNQNAVLVNDEGQDKIVTGKGIGFARKRHDLIKPDEVERIYVNDESKSKMMQLLEHIQPEYFIVSEEIISEAEKTLNLNMNEHVHLVLADHIAFAVERMKSGIVMQNKLLNEIQIMYPDEFRMAEWAVRHLKKRFDLEFPLDEAAYIALHFHSAINGKSNTSKSLREVTIVSEMIELIGERLAIDFSQMANSLDYSRLVLHLRYAIERVYQGKLHSMDQDVLAIIKTKYLESYQIACEVTETIMNYYNIIIPNEEIGYLTLHVERLKNQVPTSDHKN